From Sardina pilchardus chromosome 9, fSarPil1.1, whole genome shotgun sequence, a single genomic window includes:
- the LOC134091758 gene encoding bactericidal permeability-increasing protein-like isoform X2: MVTLGRMSLWCLLALLALVPFTLTTNAGVKVKLTQKGLDYGRLIGMSTLQQKLKTIKVPDLSGTEKVAPIGKVKYSLTGMQITNLGLPKSQMGMVPGTGVSLAIANAFISVHGNWRVRYLHFIKDSGSFDLSVNALTINTNIALKSDETGRPAVSTVSCTSNVGSATIKFHGGASAYIDKALRSALQKQICPLVTDAIAELNPQLKTLNVLAHVDKYAEIEYSMVASPVVSKSFVDFSLKGEFYNIGKHREPPFSPPVFGLPPQVNNMLYIGVSTFTANSAAFVYHNAGAFNIFITDDMIPPSSPIRLNTRTFGAFIPQLAKQYPGMMMKLLVKTTKQPVINFQLNNVTLLATGTVTAYAILPNTTLAPLFILNMEASVSAHIYVTGVKLAGSVSLNRMEMALGASYVGPFQVRSLDNIFLMVLKVAVLPKINAHLQQGYPLPAIGKMNLVNTQLQVLKDYMLIGTDVQFRG; encoded by the exons GTGACTCTGGGCAGGATGTCCCTCTGGTGTCTGCTGGCACTGCTGGCCCTGGTGCCCTTCACCCTGACCACAAATGCAGGGGTCAAGGTCAAACTCACACAGAAGGGGCTGGATTACG gtcgGCTAATTGGGATGTCAACACTGCAGCAGAAGTTGAAGACCATCAAGGTCCCTGACCTGAGTGGGACGGAGAAAGTGGCACCCATCGGCAAGGTCAAATACAGCCTTACAGG AATGCAGATCACAAATCTGGGACTACCCAAGTCTCAGATGGGGATGGTTCCTGGCACGGGGGTCAGTCTGGCCATAGCCAACGCCTTCATTAGCGTCCATGGCAACTGGAGGGTCCGATATTTACACTTCAT AAAGGACAGTGGCTCCTTTGACCTGTCCGTGAACGCGCtcaccatcaacaccaacaTCGCCCTGAAGAGCGACGAGACCGGCCGCCCCGCCGTCAGCACCGTCAGCTGCACCTCCAACGTGGGCAGCGCCACCATCAAGTTCCACGGCGGAGCTAG TGCCTACATCGACAAGGCCCTACGCAGCGCCCTCCAGAAGCAG ATTTGCCCCCTAGTGACCGACGCCATAGCGGAGCTCAATCCCCAACTGAAGACTTTAAACG TTCTGGCACATGTGGACAAGTATGCCGAAATTGAATATTCAATGGTTGCATCTCCCGTCGTCTCCAAGTCCTTTGTGGACTTCAGCCTAAAG GGCGAGTTTTACAACATCGGCAAGCACAGGGAGCCACCCTTCTCCCCGCCAGTATTCGGCCTACCTCCACAGGTCAACAACATGCTCTACATCGGCGTCTCAACATTCACCGCCAACTCCGCAGCCTTCGTCTACCACAATGCAGGAGCCTTCAACATCTTCATCACAGATGACATG ATCCCGCCCAGTTCTCCCATCAGGCTCAACACCAGGACCTTCGGAGCGTTCATCCCACAG TTAGCAAAGCAGTACCCCGGAATGATGATGAAGCTACTGGTGAAGACAACCAAGCAGCCAGTCATCAACTTCCAGCTCAACAACGTCACCCTGCTGGCCACGGGCACCGTGACGGCCTACGCCATCCTGCCCAACACCACTCTCGCCCCGCTCTTCATTCTCAACATG GAAGCCAGCGTCAGTGCCCACATCTACGTGACCGGCGTGAAACTAGCCGGCTCGGTCAGCCTCAACAG AATGGAGATGGCACTGGGGGCTAGTTATGTGGGCCCTTTTCAG GTGAGATCGCTCGATAACATTTTCCTGATGGTGCTGAAGGTCGCTGTGCTCCCTAAAATCAATG ctCATCTGCAGCAAGGCTATCCTCTCCCTGCAATCGGAAAGATGAATCTCGTGAACACTCAGCTGCAGGTCTTGAAG GACTACATGCTGATTGGAACAGATGTTCAGTTCAGAGGATGA
- the LOC134091758 gene encoding bactericidal permeability-increasing protein-like isoform X1: MVTLGRMSLWCLLALLALVPFTLTTNAGVKVKLTQKGLDYGRLIGMSTLQQKLKTIKVPDLSGTEKVAPIGKVKYSLTGMQITNLGLPKSQMGMVPGTGVSLAIANAFISVHGNWRVRYLHFIKDSGSFDLSVNALTINTNIALKSDETGRPAVSTVSCTSNVGSATIKFHGGASWLYNLFSAYIDKALRSALQKQICPLVTDAIAELNPQLKTLNVLAHVDKYAEIEYSMVASPVVSKSFVDFSLKGEFYNIGKHREPPFSPPVFGLPPQVNNMLYIGVSTFTANSAAFVYHNAGAFNIFITDDMIPPSSPIRLNTRTFGAFIPQLAKQYPGMMMKLLVKTTKQPVINFQLNNVTLLATGTVTAYAILPNTTLAPLFILNMEASVSAHIYVTGVKLAGSVSLNRMEMALGASYVGPFQVRSLDNIFLMVLKVAVLPKINAHLQQGYPLPAIGKMNLVNTQLQVLKDYMLIGTDVQFRG, from the exons GTGACTCTGGGCAGGATGTCCCTCTGGTGTCTGCTGGCACTGCTGGCCCTGGTGCCCTTCACCCTGACCACAAATGCAGGGGTCAAGGTCAAACTCACACAGAAGGGGCTGGATTACG gtcgGCTAATTGGGATGTCAACACTGCAGCAGAAGTTGAAGACCATCAAGGTCCCTGACCTGAGTGGGACGGAGAAAGTGGCACCCATCGGCAAGGTCAAATACAGCCTTACAGG AATGCAGATCACAAATCTGGGACTACCCAAGTCTCAGATGGGGATGGTTCCTGGCACGGGGGTCAGTCTGGCCATAGCCAACGCCTTCATTAGCGTCCATGGCAACTGGAGGGTCCGATATTTACACTTCAT AAAGGACAGTGGCTCCTTTGACCTGTCCGTGAACGCGCtcaccatcaacaccaacaTCGCCCTGAAGAGCGACGAGACCGGCCGCCCCGCCGTCAGCACCGTCAGCTGCACCTCCAACGTGGGCAGCGCCACCATCAAGTTCCACGGCGGAGCTAG CTGGTTGTATAACCTCTTCAGTGCCTACATCGACAAGGCCCTACGCAGCGCCCTCCAGAAGCAG ATTTGCCCCCTAGTGACCGACGCCATAGCGGAGCTCAATCCCCAACTGAAGACTTTAAACG TTCTGGCACATGTGGACAAGTATGCCGAAATTGAATATTCAATGGTTGCATCTCCCGTCGTCTCCAAGTCCTTTGTGGACTTCAGCCTAAAG GGCGAGTTTTACAACATCGGCAAGCACAGGGAGCCACCCTTCTCCCCGCCAGTATTCGGCCTACCTCCACAGGTCAACAACATGCTCTACATCGGCGTCTCAACATTCACCGCCAACTCCGCAGCCTTCGTCTACCACAATGCAGGAGCCTTCAACATCTTCATCACAGATGACATG ATCCCGCCCAGTTCTCCCATCAGGCTCAACACCAGGACCTTCGGAGCGTTCATCCCACAG TTAGCAAAGCAGTACCCCGGAATGATGATGAAGCTACTGGTGAAGACAACCAAGCAGCCAGTCATCAACTTCCAGCTCAACAACGTCACCCTGCTGGCCACGGGCACCGTGACGGCCTACGCCATCCTGCCCAACACCACTCTCGCCCCGCTCTTCATTCTCAACATG GAAGCCAGCGTCAGTGCCCACATCTACGTGACCGGCGTGAAACTAGCCGGCTCGGTCAGCCTCAACAG AATGGAGATGGCACTGGGGGCTAGTTATGTGGGCCCTTTTCAG GTGAGATCGCTCGATAACATTTTCCTGATGGTGCTGAAGGTCGCTGTGCTCCCTAAAATCAATG ctCATCTGCAGCAAGGCTATCCTCTCCCTGCAATCGGAAAGATGAATCTCGTGAACACTCAGCTGCAGGTCTTGAAG GACTACATGCTGATTGGAACAGATGTTCAGTTCAGAGGATGA
- the cdk5rap1 gene encoding CDK5 regulatory subunit-associated protein 1 yields the protein MRSRVLTLYLQKLLKLSSPNLSTHGRSCSVSASVNSNVNVKQKDELFKTKLATGPGFHDFIKDVSASKKSTSINQESDSRHAYLPEDATDGNSRKVFFETYGCQMNVNDTEIAWSILQKKGYLRAKELTEADVVLLVTCSVREKAEQTIWNRLKQLTALKKRRTKTQGPMKIGLLGCMAERLKSELLEREKLLDIVAGPDAYRDLPRLLALASGGQQASNVLLSLEETYADVMPVQHTTGQSAFVSIMRGCDNMCSYCIVPFTRGRERSRPVTSILEEVRLLSEQGIREVTLLGQNVNSYRDTSEQQFCGPEPTQLSRGFSTVYRIRQGGLRFADLLERVSLVDPNMRIRFTSPHPKDFPDEVLQLIQERPNICKQIHLPAQSGSSRVLQAMRRGYTREAYLELVENVCRIIPGVSLSSDFIAGFCGETEEDHQESLSLLRAVRYNVGFLFAYSMRKKTHAYHRLHDDVSAEVKQRRLQELIAVFREEAARVNGSLVGSTQLVLVEGESKRSAQELSGRSDGNVKVIFPKREVPGLDPGSHSEPIKLGDYILVKIASASSQSMRGYPVCRTTLSEATRHSADALQQQQQQLSSAQLPKDSHVHSCG from the exons ATGAGATCCAGAGTGTTAACGTTATATCTACAAAAGTTGTTAAAGTTATCCTCGCCAAATCTGTCAACACATGGCCGTAGCTGCTCTGTGAGTGCATCGGTCAACAGCAACGTTAATGTTAAACAAAAAGACGAATTGTTCAAGACAAAGTTAGCGACTGGACCAGGCTTTCATGACTTCATCAAAGATGTTTCTGCTAGCAAGAAATCGACGAGCATCAATCAGGAATCTGACAGTAGACATGCATATCTTCCCGAGGACGCAACTGATGGAAATTCAAGGAAAG TGTTTTTTGAAACCTATGGCTGTCAGATGAACGTCAATGATACTGAGATTGCTTGGTCAATTCTGCAGAAAAAGGGATATCTCCGAGCCAAAGAACTCACTGAG GCAGATGTTGTTCTCCTAGTCACATGTTCAGTCAG AGAGAAGGCAGAGCAGACCATCTGGAACAGACTTAAACAGCTCACTGCTCTCAAAAAGAGGCGAACAAAAACTCAGGGCCCCATGAAGATTGGACTTTTAG GTTGCATGGCAGAGCGTCTGAAATCAGAGCTACTGGAACGGGAGAAGCTTCTAGACATTGTGGCTGGTCCGGACGCATACCGAGACCTTCCCCGCTTGTTGGCTCTGGCCTCTGGTGGACAGCAGGCCAGCAACGTGCTTCTCTCCCTGGAAGAGACCTACGCTGACGTCATGCCTGTGCAGCACACCACAGGACAGAGTGCCTTTGT GTCCATCATGAGGGGTTGTGACAACATGTGCAGCTACTGCATCGTTCCCTTCACGCGAGGTCGGGAGCGAAGTAGACCGGTGACCTCCATTCTAGAGGAAGTCCGGCTCCTCTCTGAGCAG GGGATCCGGGAGGTCACGCTTCTGGGCCAGAATGTGAACAGCTACCGGGACACGTCCGAGCAGCAGTTCTGTGGCCCGGAGCCGACCCAGCTCAGCCGTGGCTTCAGCACCGTGTACCGGATCCGCCAGGGAGGCCTGCGCTTTGCAGACCTGCTGGAACGCGTGTCGCTCGTCGATCCCAACATGAGGATCCGCTTCACGTCCCCCCACCCAAAGGACTTTCCCGACGAG GTGCTGCAGCTGATCCAGGAGCGGCCGAACATCTGCAAGCAGATCCACCTGCCCGCGCAGAGCGGCAGCAGCCGCGTTCTCCAGGCCATGCGCCGCGG GTACACAAGGGAAGCCTATCTTGAACTTGTGGAAAATGTTTGCCGCATAATTCCTG gGGTGAGCCTGAGTAGCGACTTCATCGCTGGCTTCTGCGGGGAGACCGAGGAGGACCACCAGGAGTCACTCTCTCTGCTCCGAGCCGTGCGTTACAATGTGGGCTTCCTGTTCGCCTACAGCATGAGGAAg AAGACCCATGCGTACCACCGTCTCCACGACGACGTATCTGCGGAGGTGAAGCAGCGGCGACTGCAGGAGCTCATCGCCGTGTTCCGAGAAGAGGCGGCACGCGTCAACGGCAGCCTCGTGGGCAGCACCCAGCTCGTCCTGGTGGAGGGA GAGAGTAAGAGATCTGCTCAGGAGCTGTCTGGCAGGAGTGATGGCAACGTGAAGGTGATCTTCCCCAAGCGAGAAGTGCCTGGCCTGGACCCAGGTTCCCACTCCGAGCCAATCAAACTGGGAGACTACATACTGGTCAAG ATTGCGTCGGCCAGCTCCCAGAGTATGAGAGGCTATCCTGTGTGCCGCACCACCCTGAGTGAGGCCACTCGTCACTCAGCCGACGccctgcagcagcaacagcagcagctctcCAGCGCCCAGCTCCCCAAAGACAGCCACGTACACTCCTGTGGCTAA
- the ghrh gene encoding somatoliberin: MMERTALLALCCLLMPISCSPRYPSLKFGHRATSILMSSTLEDPLQLPKTDYSSSQTQEAVFRTGRHADAIFTNSYRKVLGQISARKFLQSVMGKRLGEDTERFEKRQSGIYEDTFKQDLTAIQKEERYRGQQQDIQRLRHFQFPL; encoded by the exons ATGATGGAGAGGACTGCACTACTGGCTTTGTGCTGTCTGCTGATGCCTATATCTTGTTCTCCTCGATATCCATCACTGAA GTTTGGACACAGAGCTACATCCATCTTAATGAGCTCGACATTGGAAGATCCTTTGCAGCTACCAAAAACTGATTATAGCTCGTCACAGACACAGGAAGCAGTGTTTAG aactggAAGACATGCAGATGCCATCTTCACAAATAGCTACAGGAAGGTGTTGGGTCAGATCTCCGCCAGAAAGTTTCTTCAGTCCGTCATGGGGAAGAGACTGGG GGAGGACACTGAACGCTTTGAGAAACGCCAGTCAGGCATTTATGAGGACACCTTCAAACAGGACCTCACAGCCATCCAGAAAGAGGAGAGGTATCGGGGCCAGCAACAGGATATTCAGAGGCTCAG GCACTTTCAGTTTCCACTATGA
- the rpn2 gene encoding dolichyl-diphosphooligosaccharide--protein glycosyltransferase subunit 2 isoform X2, translated as MTRAGLLCLVLLALAVGAQALTPSHHLTASDVARLEARLAQPFTDLQSAYFSIVGLSKLGVTVADADEACRFLKSNLDPSNIESLFYAAESGQALAGCEIPVSNETRELLLAAVSEDSTVAQIYQAVGALNSLGLPLASQEVVSALSARITKEDNVLGIIYALHTAARLSQQAELGGILEEIEDLAARLDDLGGLFLQFEEGLEATALFVSAAYGLSDHMDMEPPLKEDQVIQLVNSIFSKKSWDSLAEAFSVASAAAALSSNRFHVPVIVSAQGPATVSHSQPTLQLLVTDVLCQPLVSANVVVESASAVASKSAILSQTPFTLRDGVFELNFMDSQPASGYYQFAVAVTGDSRLIANHVELKVKVSTEVAITNMDLSVVDKDQSIGTKTTRVDHPSKAKNSFMADSHQNFAMSFQLVDVNTGVELTPHQVFVRLHNQKTGQEVVFVAEPDTKNVYKFELDTAERKSEFDSMSGTYALHLMVGDATLQNPILWNVADVVLKFLDEEAPSAIQAKTLYVPKPEIKHLFREPEKRPPNVVSTTFTALVLSPFLLLLILWFKLGANIANLTLSPSTVLFHVGHAAMLGLMYVYWTHLNMFQTLKYLAIVGSLTFLAGNRMLAQKAVKRLEGK; from the exons ATGACTCGTGCAG GGTTACTTTGTTTGGTGCTCCTTGCACTGGCGGTCGGGGCTCAAGCCCTCACCCCGTCTCATCACCTAACAGCGTCTGATGTGGCACGACTGGAAGCCCGGCTGGCCCAGCCCTTCACAGACCTGCAGTCTGCATACTTCTCCATTGTTGGCCTGAGCAAGTTGGGAGTGACTGTAGCGGATGCAGAT GAAGCGTGCCGATTTCTGAAGTCAAATCTGGATCCATCAAATATTGAATCTTTATTCTATGCTGCTGAGTCTGGTCAAGCACTTGCAGGATGTGAG ATCCCTGTGTCAAATGAGACCCGGGAGCTCCTGCTGGCCGCAGTGAGTGAGGACTCCACCGTGGCTCAGATCTATCAGGCAGTGGGTGCCCTCAACTCCCTGGGACTCCCTCTTGCCTCCCAGGAAGTGGTCAGTGCTCTCTCTGCCCGTATCACCAAAGAGGACAATGTACTTGG aatcaTCTATGCCCTCCACACAGCTGCCCGTCTGTCTCAGCAGGCAGAACTGGGCGGGATCCTGGAGGAGATTGAG GACCTGGCAGCTCGTCTGGATGACCTTGGTGGACTTTTCCTGCAATTTGAAGAAGGCCTGGAGGCCACTGCCTTGTTTGTCAGTGCCGCCTATGGTCTGTCCGACCATATGGATATGGAGCCCCCACTTAAAGAG GACCAGGTCATCCAGCTGGTGAACTCCATCTTCAGTAAGAAGTCCTGGGACTCTCTGGCCGAGGCCTTCAGTGTGGCCAGTGCCGCTGCCGCCCTCTCCAGCAACCGTTTCCACGTGCCCGTGATCGTCAGTGCCCAGGGCCCCGCCACCGTGTCCCACAGCCAGCCCACCCTGCAG CTCCTGGTGACGGACGTGCTTTGCCAGCCCCTGGTGTCTGCCAATGTGGTGGTGGAGAGCGCAAGCGCTGTGGCTTCAAAGAGCGCCATCTTGAGCCAGACCCCCTTCACTCTGCGAGA TGGTGTCTTTGAGCTGAACTTCATGGACAGCCAACCGGCCAGCGGTTACTACCAGTTTGCTGTTGCCGTCACTGGAGACAGCAGGCTGATTGCAAACCATGTTGAG ctGAAGGTGAAGGTGTCTACAGAGGTAGCCATCACTAACATGGACCTCTCTGTGGTGGACAAGGACCAAAGTATTGGAACCAAGACCACAAG AGTGGACCATCCCAGCAAGGCGAAGAACTCCTTCATGGCTGACAGCCACCAGAACTTTGCCATGTCCTTCCAGCTTGTGGATGTCAACACAGGGGTTGAACTCACCCCCCATCAG GTGTTTGTGAGGCTGCACAACCAGAAGACTGGACAGGAGGTGGTGTTTGTGGCTGAGCCAGACACCAAGAACGTGTACAAGTTTGAGCTGGACACAGCCGAGAGGAAGTCTGAGTTCGACTCCATGTCAGGCACCTATGCCCTCCACCTGATGGTGGGAGACGCCACCCTGCAGAACCCAATCCTCTGGAACGTG GCTGATGTTGTACTGAAGTTCCTGGATGAGGAGGCCCCTTCAGCTATCCAGGCCAAAACCCTGTACGTCCCCAAGCCTGAGATCAAG cacttGTTCCGTGAGCCGGAGAAGAGGCCCCCCAACGTGGTGTCCACCACCTTCACTGCCCTGGTGCTCTCGCCATTCCTGTTACTGCTCATCCTG TGGTTCAAGCTGGGAGCCAACATCGCaaacctcactctctctcccagcaccGTGCTCTTCCATGTTGGCCATGCAG CCATGCTTGGTCTGATGTATGTTTACTGGACTCACCTCAACATGTTCCAGACCCTTAAATATCTGGCCATCGTCGGCAGTCTCACATTCCTGGCTGGAAACCGCATGCTGGCCCAAAAAGCAGTCAAAAG acTTGAGGGGAAATAA
- the rpn2 gene encoding dolichyl-diphosphooligosaccharide--protein glycosyltransferase subunit 2 isoform X1, with amino-acid sequence MAQTRLLCLVLLALAVGAQALTPSHHLTASDVARLEARLAQPFTDLQSAYFSIVGLSKLGVTVADADEACRFLKSNLDPSNIESLFYAAESGQALAGCEIPVSNETRELLLAAVSEDSTVAQIYQAVGALNSLGLPLASQEVVSALSARITKEDNVLGIIYALHTAARLSQQAELGGILEEIEDLAARLDDLGGLFLQFEEGLEATALFVSAAYGLSDHMDMEPPLKEDQVIQLVNSIFSKKSWDSLAEAFSVASAAAALSSNRFHVPVIVSAQGPATVSHSQPTLQLLVTDVLCQPLVSANVVVESASAVASKSAILSQTPFTLRDGVFELNFMDSQPASGYYQFAVAVTGDSRLIANHVELKVKVSTEVAITNMDLSVVDKDQSIGTKTTRVDHPSKAKNSFMADSHQNFAMSFQLVDVNTGVELTPHQVFVRLHNQKTGQEVVFVAEPDTKNVYKFELDTAERKSEFDSMSGTYALHLMVGDATLQNPILWNVADVVLKFLDEEAPSAIQAKTLYVPKPEIKHLFREPEKRPPNVVSTTFTALVLSPFLLLLILWFKLGANIANLTLSPSTVLFHVGHAAMLGLMYVYWTHLNMFQTLKYLAIVGSLTFLAGNRMLAQKAVKRLEGK; translated from the exons ATGGCGCAAACCA GGTTACTTTGTTTGGTGCTCCTTGCACTGGCGGTCGGGGCTCAAGCCCTCACCCCGTCTCATCACCTAACAGCGTCTGATGTGGCACGACTGGAAGCCCGGCTGGCCCAGCCCTTCACAGACCTGCAGTCTGCATACTTCTCCATTGTTGGCCTGAGCAAGTTGGGAGTGACTGTAGCGGATGCAGAT GAAGCGTGCCGATTTCTGAAGTCAAATCTGGATCCATCAAATATTGAATCTTTATTCTATGCTGCTGAGTCTGGTCAAGCACTTGCAGGATGTGAG ATCCCTGTGTCAAATGAGACCCGGGAGCTCCTGCTGGCCGCAGTGAGTGAGGACTCCACCGTGGCTCAGATCTATCAGGCAGTGGGTGCCCTCAACTCCCTGGGACTCCCTCTTGCCTCCCAGGAAGTGGTCAGTGCTCTCTCTGCCCGTATCACCAAAGAGGACAATGTACTTGG aatcaTCTATGCCCTCCACACAGCTGCCCGTCTGTCTCAGCAGGCAGAACTGGGCGGGATCCTGGAGGAGATTGAG GACCTGGCAGCTCGTCTGGATGACCTTGGTGGACTTTTCCTGCAATTTGAAGAAGGCCTGGAGGCCACTGCCTTGTTTGTCAGTGCCGCCTATGGTCTGTCCGACCATATGGATATGGAGCCCCCACTTAAAGAG GACCAGGTCATCCAGCTGGTGAACTCCATCTTCAGTAAGAAGTCCTGGGACTCTCTGGCCGAGGCCTTCAGTGTGGCCAGTGCCGCTGCCGCCCTCTCCAGCAACCGTTTCCACGTGCCCGTGATCGTCAGTGCCCAGGGCCCCGCCACCGTGTCCCACAGCCAGCCCACCCTGCAG CTCCTGGTGACGGACGTGCTTTGCCAGCCCCTGGTGTCTGCCAATGTGGTGGTGGAGAGCGCAAGCGCTGTGGCTTCAAAGAGCGCCATCTTGAGCCAGACCCCCTTCACTCTGCGAGA TGGTGTCTTTGAGCTGAACTTCATGGACAGCCAACCGGCCAGCGGTTACTACCAGTTTGCTGTTGCCGTCACTGGAGACAGCAGGCTGATTGCAAACCATGTTGAG ctGAAGGTGAAGGTGTCTACAGAGGTAGCCATCACTAACATGGACCTCTCTGTGGTGGACAAGGACCAAAGTATTGGAACCAAGACCACAAG AGTGGACCATCCCAGCAAGGCGAAGAACTCCTTCATGGCTGACAGCCACCAGAACTTTGCCATGTCCTTCCAGCTTGTGGATGTCAACACAGGGGTTGAACTCACCCCCCATCAG GTGTTTGTGAGGCTGCACAACCAGAAGACTGGACAGGAGGTGGTGTTTGTGGCTGAGCCAGACACCAAGAACGTGTACAAGTTTGAGCTGGACACAGCCGAGAGGAAGTCTGAGTTCGACTCCATGTCAGGCACCTATGCCCTCCACCTGATGGTGGGAGACGCCACCCTGCAGAACCCAATCCTCTGGAACGTG GCTGATGTTGTACTGAAGTTCCTGGATGAGGAGGCCCCTTCAGCTATCCAGGCCAAAACCCTGTACGTCCCCAAGCCTGAGATCAAG cacttGTTCCGTGAGCCGGAGAAGAGGCCCCCCAACGTGGTGTCCACCACCTTCACTGCCCTGGTGCTCTCGCCATTCCTGTTACTGCTCATCCTG TGGTTCAAGCTGGGAGCCAACATCGCaaacctcactctctctcccagcaccGTGCTCTTCCATGTTGGCCATGCAG CCATGCTTGGTCTGATGTATGTTTACTGGACTCACCTCAACATGTTCCAGACCCTTAAATATCTGGCCATCGTCGGCAGTCTCACATTCCTGGCTGGAAACCGCATGCTGGCCCAAAAAGCAGTCAAAAG acTTGAGGGGAAATAA